Proteins encoded in a region of the Coffea eugenioides isolate CCC68of chromosome 4, Ceug_1.0, whole genome shotgun sequence genome:
- the LOC113768535 gene encoding MMS19 nucleotide excision repair protein homolog isoform X1 — MAKPTEYVKHIESYVDSSSSPSQQAASVDALAILLKNDLLTLEALVRELDLYLTTTDSIIRSRGILLLGELLTQLELKPLSDAAIHSLIGFLTERLEDWRALRGALVGCLALLRRKTDVGVVTENDAEAVMKSYMQYLQVQSMGQHDRKLCFELLECLLERYPNAVQPLGNELFYSICEGIDEEKDPQCLILAFHIVEVAAKLFPDPSGPFASYAADIFEILGRYFPIHFTHPKSEDIGVSRDELSRALLLAFAATPLFEPFAIPLLLDKLSSSLPSAKVESFKYLGYCAPMYGSDRMAKHGGALWSSVKDVLYTSPQSALSVESESDGGMIFEESDIMVEALILLEGLIEQNSDLLLDMILGDEDINNFICSFPKPWDIHDTPLQLRQQLHSVGRLLAVSAKSSMASCNRVFEKFFPQIMEALGCSVGNHSDESFATEDRALSSRFNYGTLYLCVELLDACRCLVLGFKESTSFPDFIHEKWCCMLHGLCRSLINIFFSNLEVVSGNAQSSFAYTGVKGLQLLATFPRSFAPVSLLLFENILLKLVSAITSNFDKKFSWGLELKALVEIGLYIEGYQESEKAATFARIVVDKFVSWISSDEPAMPLSLKMQAICETGMTGISNMLRIVQGMEKAISAKFTQAYVDGNFESVELVIKVLECYSARVLPWFEMNGGSEEVAWNLAAIIWDKIDNSSSVNLTVQNYELLGAAMTAMKQAVRCCSQESQEKIVNRAFRVLSASTLFPLKDSPFATSLSNSEDLYLNHHVDRVSCRDEWIISLYASVVIALRPQTHVQNLKVVLQLFILALTKGHIPSAQALGSLVNKLPSKTNERHLSQEYGVEEAIDVILTSSIWNFCQSNTLRKCSLFGGGNEIHNTKCLAGLNHTSVHISAIVGLAWIGKGLIMRGHEGIKDITMTFLGVLLENTNNGDFPESCDPIEGKEQEVIPLMKSAADAFHILLSDSEDCLNRNYHSVIRPLYKQRFYNSVMPLLLSSTRQSNSIITRSMLFRSFAHVISETPLSAMISEANKLIPLLLDSLSTLTEDVMHKDVIYNVILVLSAILMDKNGQVAVLENAQAIINQLIGLAAYPHMMVIRETAIQCLVAMSELPYARIYPLRTKVLQAISKALDDPKRAVRQEAVRCRQAWASIASRSLHF, encoded by the exons ATGGCTAAGCCGACGGAGTACGTTAAGCATATCGAGTCGTACGTCGACTCGTCCAGCTCTCCCTCCCAACAG GCTGCCAGTGTGGATGCACTTGCTATTCTTTTGAAGAATGACTTATTAACCTTAGAAGCTTTA GTTAGAGAATTGGACTTGTATTTGACTACTACGGATAGCATCATTCGCTCAAGAg GCATACTTCTCCTCGGGGAACTATTGACACAATTAGAGTTGAAGCCTTTAAGTGATGCTGCGATACATTCCTTGATAGGATTCCTTACAGAAAGACTG GAAGACTGGAGAGCTTTGCGTGGTGCACTTGTTGGTTGTTTGGCACTGTTGAGGAGAAAAACTGATGTTGGTGTGGTAACTGAAAATGATGCAGAAGCTGTGATGAAATCATATATGCAATATCTGCAAGTGCAGTCCATGGGACAGCATGACCGGAAG CTCTGCTTTGAACTTCTGGAATGCCTATTGGAGCGGTACCCTAATGCTGTTCAGCCACTG GGCAATGAACTTTTCTATTCAATCTGTGAAGGTATTGATGAAGAAAAGGATCCTCAATGCTTGATCCTCGCATTTCATATTGTTGAAGTTGCTGCAAAGTTGTTTCCTGATCCCTCTGGTCCATTTGCTAGTTATGCTGcagatatttttgaaattttgggcCGTTACTTCCCCATTCATTTTACACAT CCAAAAAGTGAAGATATTGGGGTCAGCAGGGATGAGCTCTCCAGGGCATTACTG CTGGCATTTGCTGCAACACCACTTTTCGAGCCATTTGCTATTCCATTGCTGCTTGATAAACTCTCTTCTTCTCTGCCATCAGCAAAG GTTGAATCCTTTAAGTATCTTGGTTACTGTGCTCCGATGTATGGATCAGACAGGATGGCCAAACATGGTGGAGCTCTTTGGTCTTCGGTGAAAGATGTTCTGTATACCTCACCACAGTCTGCTTTGTCTGTGGAGTCAGAGTCAGATGGTGGTATGATTTTTGAGGAGAGTGATATTATGGTTGAAGCCCTGATCCTTTTGGAGGGGCTTATCGAGCAAAATAGTGATTTGCTCTTAGATATGATCCTTGGAGATGAGGACATCAATAACTTCATCTGCTCATTTCCTAAACCTTGGGATATTCATGATACTCCATTGCAACTAAGACAACAACTTCATTCAGTAGGTCGCCTTCTTGCTGTCTCTGCCAAATCTTCCATGGCTTCCTGCAATAGAGTGTTTGAAAAATTCTTTCCCCAAATTATGGAGGCTTTGGGCTGTTCAGTTGGAAATCATTCTGATGAGAGTTTTGCAACTGAAGATCGTGCTCTTTCTTCTAGATTTAATTATGGTACCTTATACCTTTGTGTCGAACTCCTTGATGCATGTAGATGTTTGGTTTTGGGTTTCAAAGAATCTACATCCTTTCCTGATTTTATACACGAGAAGTGGTGTTGCATGCTGCATGGCCTTTGCAGATCATTAATCAACATCTTCTTTTCTAACTTAGAAGTTGTTTCTGGAAATGCTCAAAGCTCTTTCGCTTATACTGGAG TAAAGGGTTTGCAGCTTTTGGCTACATTTCCTAGGAGCTTCGCTCCTGTCTCATTGTTGCTGTTTGAGAACATTCTGTTGAAGTTGGTGTCAGCCATCACTTCTAACTTCGACAAGAAATTCTCATGGGGGCTGGAATTAAAGGCATTAGTGGAGATTGGCTTATATATTGAAGGGTATCAAGAGTCTGAAAAAGCAGCAACTTTTGCTAGGATTGTTGTAGACAAGTTTGTGTCTTGGATATCTTCTGATGAGCCTGCTATGCCGCTATCTCTCAAAATGCAAGCAATTTGTGAAACTGGAATGACAGGAATTAGCAATATGCTGAGAATTGTCCAAGGGATGGAAAAGGCTATATCTGCCAAATTCACTCAGGCTTAT GTTGATGGTAATTTTGAGTCAGTGGAATTGGTAATCAAGGTTCTGGAGTGCTATAGTGCTAGGGTACTCCCATG GTTTGAAATGAATGGAGGTTCTGAGGAAGTTGCTTGGAATTTGGCAGCTATTATTTGGGACAAGATTGACAATTCTAGTTCTGTCAATCTCACTGTTCAAAATTAC GAACTTCTTGGTGCAGCTATGACAGCAATGAAACAAGCAGTTCGATGCTGTTCACAGGAAAGTCAGGAAAAGATTGTCAATAGAGCCTTTAGGGTACTATCAGCAAGCACCTTGTTTCCTCTGAAAGATTCACCATTTGCCACTTCCTTGTCCAATTCAGAAGACTTATACCTTAATCATCATGTTGACAGAGTTTCATGTAGAGATGAATGGATCATTTCACTGTATGCTTCAGTTGTTATTGCACTCCGTCCTCAAACACACGTCCAAAATTTAAAGGTGGTTTTACAGTTATTCATATTGGCCCTTACAAAAGGTCATATTCCTTCGGCTCAGGCATTGGGTTCTTTGGTTAACAAATTGCCTTCAAAAACCAATGAAAGGCATTTGTCACAAGAATATGGTGTGGAAGAGGCAATAGATGTGATACTAACAAGTAGCATATGGAATTTCTGCCAGAGTAATACTCTCAGAAAATGCTCTTTGTTTGGTGGTGGCAATGAGATACATAATACCAAGTGCCTTGCTGGTTTAAATCATACCTCGGTTCACATTTCTGCAATTGTTGGACTGGCTTGGATAGGAAAGGGATTGATTATGCGAGGTCATGAAGGGATAAAGGACATCACAATGACTTTTTTAGGTGTCTTACTTGAGAACACCAATAATGGGGATTTTCCAGAGTCATGTGATCCAATTGAAGGCAAAGAGCAAGAAGTGATCCCTCTAATGAAATCTGCTGCTGATGCATTTCATATTCTCCTGAGTGATTCCGAAGATTGTTTGAATAGGAACTATCATTCAGTGATACGGCCACTTTACAAGCAACGGTTTTACAACTCTGTTATGCCCCTTTTATTATCTTCGACAAGGCAATCTAATTCAATAATAACTAG ATCCATGCTATTCCGATCATTTGCACATGTAATATCAGAGACCCCTCTGTCTGCTATGATAAGTGAAGCTAATAAG CTCATTCCCTTGCTTCTAGATAGCTTGTCCACCTTGACTGAGGATGTTATGCATAAAGATGTCATCTACAATGTCATTCTAGTCCTATCTGCAATTTTGATGGACAAAAATG GACAAGTAGCTGTTTTGGAAAATGCACAAGCCATAATTAACCAGCTTATTGGGCTTGCGGCGTATCCTCATATGATG GTAATTCGAGAGACAGCAATTCAGTGCCTTGTTGCAATGTCTGAACTGCCTTATGCGAGGATTTATCCATTGAGAACAAAG GTTTTACAAGCTATATCAAAAGCCTTGGATGATCCAAAGAGGGCTGTCAGACAAGAAGCAGTCAGATGTCGCCAAGCTTG GGCATCAATTGCCTCAAGAAGCCTTCACTTTTGA
- the LOC113768535 gene encoding MMS19 nucleotide excision repair protein homolog isoform X3: protein MAKPTEYVKHIESYVDSSSSPSQQAASVDALAILLKNDLLTLEALVRELDLYLTTTDSIIRSRGILLLGELLTQLELKPLSDAAIHSLIGFLTERLEDWRALRGALVGCLALLRRKTDVGVVTENDAEAVMKSYMQYLQVQSMGQHDRKLCFELLECLLERYPNAVQPLGNELFYSICEGIDEEKDPQCLILAFHIVEVAAKLFPDPSGPFASYAADIFEILGRYFPIHFTHPKSEDIGVSRDELSRALLLAFAATPLFEPFAIPLLLDKLSSSLPSAKVESFKYLGYCAPMYGSDRMAKHGGALWSSVKDVLYTSPQSALSVESESDGGMIFEESDIMVEALILLEGLIEQNSDLLLDMILGDEDINNFICSFPKPWDIHDTPLQLRQQLHSVGRLLAVSAKSSMASCNRVFEKFFPQIMEALGCSVGNHSDESFATEDRALSSRFNYVKGLQLLATFPRSFAPVSLLLFENILLKLVSAITSNFDKKFSWGLELKALVEIGLYIEGYQESEKAATFARIVVDKFVSWISSDEPAMPLSLKMQAICETGMTGISNMLRIVQGMEKAISAKFTQAYVDGNFESVELVIKVLECYSARVLPWFEMNGGSEEVAWNLAAIIWDKIDNSSSVNLTVQNYELLGAAMTAMKQAVRCCSQESQEKIVNRAFRVLSASTLFPLKDSPFATSLSNSEDLYLNHHVDRVSCRDEWIISLYASVVIALRPQTHVQNLKVVLQLFILALTKGHIPSAQALGSLVNKLPSKTNERHLSQEYGVEEAIDVILTSSIWNFCQSNTLRKCSLFGGGNEIHNTKCLAGLNHTSVHISAIVGLAWIGKGLIMRGHEGIKDITMTFLGVLLENTNNGDFPESCDPIEGKEQEVIPLMKSAADAFHILLSDSEDCLNRNYHSVIRPLYKQRFYNSVMPLLLSSTRQSNSIITRSMLFRSFAHVISETPLSAMISEANKLIPLLLDSLSTLTEDVMHKDVIYNVILVLSAILMDKNGQVAVLENAQAIINQLIGLAAYPHMMVIRETAIQCLVAMSELPYARIYPLRTKVLQAISKALDDPKRAVRQEAVRCRQAWASIASRSLHF, encoded by the exons ATGGCTAAGCCGACGGAGTACGTTAAGCATATCGAGTCGTACGTCGACTCGTCCAGCTCTCCCTCCCAACAG GCTGCCAGTGTGGATGCACTTGCTATTCTTTTGAAGAATGACTTATTAACCTTAGAAGCTTTA GTTAGAGAATTGGACTTGTATTTGACTACTACGGATAGCATCATTCGCTCAAGAg GCATACTTCTCCTCGGGGAACTATTGACACAATTAGAGTTGAAGCCTTTAAGTGATGCTGCGATACATTCCTTGATAGGATTCCTTACAGAAAGACTG GAAGACTGGAGAGCTTTGCGTGGTGCACTTGTTGGTTGTTTGGCACTGTTGAGGAGAAAAACTGATGTTGGTGTGGTAACTGAAAATGATGCAGAAGCTGTGATGAAATCATATATGCAATATCTGCAAGTGCAGTCCATGGGACAGCATGACCGGAAG CTCTGCTTTGAACTTCTGGAATGCCTATTGGAGCGGTACCCTAATGCTGTTCAGCCACTG GGCAATGAACTTTTCTATTCAATCTGTGAAGGTATTGATGAAGAAAAGGATCCTCAATGCTTGATCCTCGCATTTCATATTGTTGAAGTTGCTGCAAAGTTGTTTCCTGATCCCTCTGGTCCATTTGCTAGTTATGCTGcagatatttttgaaattttgggcCGTTACTTCCCCATTCATTTTACACAT CCAAAAAGTGAAGATATTGGGGTCAGCAGGGATGAGCTCTCCAGGGCATTACTG CTGGCATTTGCTGCAACACCACTTTTCGAGCCATTTGCTATTCCATTGCTGCTTGATAAACTCTCTTCTTCTCTGCCATCAGCAAAG GTTGAATCCTTTAAGTATCTTGGTTACTGTGCTCCGATGTATGGATCAGACAGGATGGCCAAACATGGTGGAGCTCTTTGGTCTTCGGTGAAAGATGTTCTGTATACCTCACCACAGTCTGCTTTGTCTGTGGAGTCAGAGTCAGATGGTGGTATGATTTTTGAGGAGAGTGATATTATGGTTGAAGCCCTGATCCTTTTGGAGGGGCTTATCGAGCAAAATAGTGATTTGCTCTTAGATATGATCCTTGGAGATGAGGACATCAATAACTTCATCTGCTCATTTCCTAAACCTTGGGATATTCATGATACTCCATTGCAACTAAGACAACAACTTCATTCAGTAGGTCGCCTTCTTGCTGTCTCTGCCAAATCTTCCATGGCTTCCTGCAATAGAGTGTTTGAAAAATTCTTTCCCCAAATTATGGAGGCTTTGGGCTGTTCAGTTGGAAATCATTCTGATGAGAGTTTTGCAACTGAAGATCGTGCTCTTTCTTCTAGATTTAATTATG TAAAGGGTTTGCAGCTTTTGGCTACATTTCCTAGGAGCTTCGCTCCTGTCTCATTGTTGCTGTTTGAGAACATTCTGTTGAAGTTGGTGTCAGCCATCACTTCTAACTTCGACAAGAAATTCTCATGGGGGCTGGAATTAAAGGCATTAGTGGAGATTGGCTTATATATTGAAGGGTATCAAGAGTCTGAAAAAGCAGCAACTTTTGCTAGGATTGTTGTAGACAAGTTTGTGTCTTGGATATCTTCTGATGAGCCTGCTATGCCGCTATCTCTCAAAATGCAAGCAATTTGTGAAACTGGAATGACAGGAATTAGCAATATGCTGAGAATTGTCCAAGGGATGGAAAAGGCTATATCTGCCAAATTCACTCAGGCTTAT GTTGATGGTAATTTTGAGTCAGTGGAATTGGTAATCAAGGTTCTGGAGTGCTATAGTGCTAGGGTACTCCCATG GTTTGAAATGAATGGAGGTTCTGAGGAAGTTGCTTGGAATTTGGCAGCTATTATTTGGGACAAGATTGACAATTCTAGTTCTGTCAATCTCACTGTTCAAAATTAC GAACTTCTTGGTGCAGCTATGACAGCAATGAAACAAGCAGTTCGATGCTGTTCACAGGAAAGTCAGGAAAAGATTGTCAATAGAGCCTTTAGGGTACTATCAGCAAGCACCTTGTTTCCTCTGAAAGATTCACCATTTGCCACTTCCTTGTCCAATTCAGAAGACTTATACCTTAATCATCATGTTGACAGAGTTTCATGTAGAGATGAATGGATCATTTCACTGTATGCTTCAGTTGTTATTGCACTCCGTCCTCAAACACACGTCCAAAATTTAAAGGTGGTTTTACAGTTATTCATATTGGCCCTTACAAAAGGTCATATTCCTTCGGCTCAGGCATTGGGTTCTTTGGTTAACAAATTGCCTTCAAAAACCAATGAAAGGCATTTGTCACAAGAATATGGTGTGGAAGAGGCAATAGATGTGATACTAACAAGTAGCATATGGAATTTCTGCCAGAGTAATACTCTCAGAAAATGCTCTTTGTTTGGTGGTGGCAATGAGATACATAATACCAAGTGCCTTGCTGGTTTAAATCATACCTCGGTTCACATTTCTGCAATTGTTGGACTGGCTTGGATAGGAAAGGGATTGATTATGCGAGGTCATGAAGGGATAAAGGACATCACAATGACTTTTTTAGGTGTCTTACTTGAGAACACCAATAATGGGGATTTTCCAGAGTCATGTGATCCAATTGAAGGCAAAGAGCAAGAAGTGATCCCTCTAATGAAATCTGCTGCTGATGCATTTCATATTCTCCTGAGTGATTCCGAAGATTGTTTGAATAGGAACTATCATTCAGTGATACGGCCACTTTACAAGCAACGGTTTTACAACTCTGTTATGCCCCTTTTATTATCTTCGACAAGGCAATCTAATTCAATAATAACTAG ATCCATGCTATTCCGATCATTTGCACATGTAATATCAGAGACCCCTCTGTCTGCTATGATAAGTGAAGCTAATAAG CTCATTCCCTTGCTTCTAGATAGCTTGTCCACCTTGACTGAGGATGTTATGCATAAAGATGTCATCTACAATGTCATTCTAGTCCTATCTGCAATTTTGATGGACAAAAATG GACAAGTAGCTGTTTTGGAAAATGCACAAGCCATAATTAACCAGCTTATTGGGCTTGCGGCGTATCCTCATATGATG GTAATTCGAGAGACAGCAATTCAGTGCCTTGTTGCAATGTCTGAACTGCCTTATGCGAGGATTTATCCATTGAGAACAAAG GTTTTACAAGCTATATCAAAAGCCTTGGATGATCCAAAGAGGGCTGTCAGACAAGAAGCAGTCAGATGTCGCCAAGCTTG GGCATCAATTGCCTCAAGAAGCCTTCACTTTTGA
- the LOC113768535 gene encoding MMS19 nucleotide excision repair protein homolog isoform X2 codes for MAKPTEYVKHIESYVDSSSSPSQQAASVDALAILLKNDLLTLEALVRELDLYLTTTDSIIRSRGILLLGELLTQLELKPLSDAAIHSLIGFLTERLEDWRALRGALVGCLALLRRKTDVGVVTENDAEAVMKSYMQYLQVQSMGQHDRKLCFELLECLLERYPNAVQPLGNELFYSICEGIDEEKDPQCLILAFHIVEVAAKLFPDPSGPFASYAADIFEILGRYFPIHFTHLAFAATPLFEPFAIPLLLDKLSSSLPSAKVESFKYLGYCAPMYGSDRMAKHGGALWSSVKDVLYTSPQSALSVESESDGGMIFEESDIMVEALILLEGLIEQNSDLLLDMILGDEDINNFICSFPKPWDIHDTPLQLRQQLHSVGRLLAVSAKSSMASCNRVFEKFFPQIMEALGCSVGNHSDESFATEDRALSSRFNYGTLYLCVELLDACRCLVLGFKESTSFPDFIHEKWCCMLHGLCRSLINIFFSNLEVVSGNAQSSFAYTGVKGLQLLATFPRSFAPVSLLLFENILLKLVSAITSNFDKKFSWGLELKALVEIGLYIEGYQESEKAATFARIVVDKFVSWISSDEPAMPLSLKMQAICETGMTGISNMLRIVQGMEKAISAKFTQAYVDGNFESVELVIKVLECYSARVLPWFEMNGGSEEVAWNLAAIIWDKIDNSSSVNLTVQNYELLGAAMTAMKQAVRCCSQESQEKIVNRAFRVLSASTLFPLKDSPFATSLSNSEDLYLNHHVDRVSCRDEWIISLYASVVIALRPQTHVQNLKVVLQLFILALTKGHIPSAQALGSLVNKLPSKTNERHLSQEYGVEEAIDVILTSSIWNFCQSNTLRKCSLFGGGNEIHNTKCLAGLNHTSVHISAIVGLAWIGKGLIMRGHEGIKDITMTFLGVLLENTNNGDFPESCDPIEGKEQEVIPLMKSAADAFHILLSDSEDCLNRNYHSVIRPLYKQRFYNSVMPLLLSSTRQSNSIITRSMLFRSFAHVISETPLSAMISEANKLIPLLLDSLSTLTEDVMHKDVIYNVILVLSAILMDKNGQVAVLENAQAIINQLIGLAAYPHMMVIRETAIQCLVAMSELPYARIYPLRTKVLQAISKALDDPKRAVRQEAVRCRQAWASIASRSLHF; via the exons ATGGCTAAGCCGACGGAGTACGTTAAGCATATCGAGTCGTACGTCGACTCGTCCAGCTCTCCCTCCCAACAG GCTGCCAGTGTGGATGCACTTGCTATTCTTTTGAAGAATGACTTATTAACCTTAGAAGCTTTA GTTAGAGAATTGGACTTGTATTTGACTACTACGGATAGCATCATTCGCTCAAGAg GCATACTTCTCCTCGGGGAACTATTGACACAATTAGAGTTGAAGCCTTTAAGTGATGCTGCGATACATTCCTTGATAGGATTCCTTACAGAAAGACTG GAAGACTGGAGAGCTTTGCGTGGTGCACTTGTTGGTTGTTTGGCACTGTTGAGGAGAAAAACTGATGTTGGTGTGGTAACTGAAAATGATGCAGAAGCTGTGATGAAATCATATATGCAATATCTGCAAGTGCAGTCCATGGGACAGCATGACCGGAAG CTCTGCTTTGAACTTCTGGAATGCCTATTGGAGCGGTACCCTAATGCTGTTCAGCCACTG GGCAATGAACTTTTCTATTCAATCTGTGAAGGTATTGATGAAGAAAAGGATCCTCAATGCTTGATCCTCGCATTTCATATTGTTGAAGTTGCTGCAAAGTTGTTTCCTGATCCCTCTGGTCCATTTGCTAGTTATGCTGcagatatttttgaaattttgggcCGTTACTTCCCCATTCATTTTACACAT CTGGCATTTGCTGCAACACCACTTTTCGAGCCATTTGCTATTCCATTGCTGCTTGATAAACTCTCTTCTTCTCTGCCATCAGCAAAG GTTGAATCCTTTAAGTATCTTGGTTACTGTGCTCCGATGTATGGATCAGACAGGATGGCCAAACATGGTGGAGCTCTTTGGTCTTCGGTGAAAGATGTTCTGTATACCTCACCACAGTCTGCTTTGTCTGTGGAGTCAGAGTCAGATGGTGGTATGATTTTTGAGGAGAGTGATATTATGGTTGAAGCCCTGATCCTTTTGGAGGGGCTTATCGAGCAAAATAGTGATTTGCTCTTAGATATGATCCTTGGAGATGAGGACATCAATAACTTCATCTGCTCATTTCCTAAACCTTGGGATATTCATGATACTCCATTGCAACTAAGACAACAACTTCATTCAGTAGGTCGCCTTCTTGCTGTCTCTGCCAAATCTTCCATGGCTTCCTGCAATAGAGTGTTTGAAAAATTCTTTCCCCAAATTATGGAGGCTTTGGGCTGTTCAGTTGGAAATCATTCTGATGAGAGTTTTGCAACTGAAGATCGTGCTCTTTCTTCTAGATTTAATTATGGTACCTTATACCTTTGTGTCGAACTCCTTGATGCATGTAGATGTTTGGTTTTGGGTTTCAAAGAATCTACATCCTTTCCTGATTTTATACACGAGAAGTGGTGTTGCATGCTGCATGGCCTTTGCAGATCATTAATCAACATCTTCTTTTCTAACTTAGAAGTTGTTTCTGGAAATGCTCAAAGCTCTTTCGCTTATACTGGAG TAAAGGGTTTGCAGCTTTTGGCTACATTTCCTAGGAGCTTCGCTCCTGTCTCATTGTTGCTGTTTGAGAACATTCTGTTGAAGTTGGTGTCAGCCATCACTTCTAACTTCGACAAGAAATTCTCATGGGGGCTGGAATTAAAGGCATTAGTGGAGATTGGCTTATATATTGAAGGGTATCAAGAGTCTGAAAAAGCAGCAACTTTTGCTAGGATTGTTGTAGACAAGTTTGTGTCTTGGATATCTTCTGATGAGCCTGCTATGCCGCTATCTCTCAAAATGCAAGCAATTTGTGAAACTGGAATGACAGGAATTAGCAATATGCTGAGAATTGTCCAAGGGATGGAAAAGGCTATATCTGCCAAATTCACTCAGGCTTAT GTTGATGGTAATTTTGAGTCAGTGGAATTGGTAATCAAGGTTCTGGAGTGCTATAGTGCTAGGGTACTCCCATG GTTTGAAATGAATGGAGGTTCTGAGGAAGTTGCTTGGAATTTGGCAGCTATTATTTGGGACAAGATTGACAATTCTAGTTCTGTCAATCTCACTGTTCAAAATTAC GAACTTCTTGGTGCAGCTATGACAGCAATGAAACAAGCAGTTCGATGCTGTTCACAGGAAAGTCAGGAAAAGATTGTCAATAGAGCCTTTAGGGTACTATCAGCAAGCACCTTGTTTCCTCTGAAAGATTCACCATTTGCCACTTCCTTGTCCAATTCAGAAGACTTATACCTTAATCATCATGTTGACAGAGTTTCATGTAGAGATGAATGGATCATTTCACTGTATGCTTCAGTTGTTATTGCACTCCGTCCTCAAACACACGTCCAAAATTTAAAGGTGGTTTTACAGTTATTCATATTGGCCCTTACAAAAGGTCATATTCCTTCGGCTCAGGCATTGGGTTCTTTGGTTAACAAATTGCCTTCAAAAACCAATGAAAGGCATTTGTCACAAGAATATGGTGTGGAAGAGGCAATAGATGTGATACTAACAAGTAGCATATGGAATTTCTGCCAGAGTAATACTCTCAGAAAATGCTCTTTGTTTGGTGGTGGCAATGAGATACATAATACCAAGTGCCTTGCTGGTTTAAATCATACCTCGGTTCACATTTCTGCAATTGTTGGACTGGCTTGGATAGGAAAGGGATTGATTATGCGAGGTCATGAAGGGATAAAGGACATCACAATGACTTTTTTAGGTGTCTTACTTGAGAACACCAATAATGGGGATTTTCCAGAGTCATGTGATCCAATTGAAGGCAAAGAGCAAGAAGTGATCCCTCTAATGAAATCTGCTGCTGATGCATTTCATATTCTCCTGAGTGATTCCGAAGATTGTTTGAATAGGAACTATCATTCAGTGATACGGCCACTTTACAAGCAACGGTTTTACAACTCTGTTATGCCCCTTTTATTATCTTCGACAAGGCAATCTAATTCAATAATAACTAG ATCCATGCTATTCCGATCATTTGCACATGTAATATCAGAGACCCCTCTGTCTGCTATGATAAGTGAAGCTAATAAG CTCATTCCCTTGCTTCTAGATAGCTTGTCCACCTTGACTGAGGATGTTATGCATAAAGATGTCATCTACAATGTCATTCTAGTCCTATCTGCAATTTTGATGGACAAAAATG GACAAGTAGCTGTTTTGGAAAATGCACAAGCCATAATTAACCAGCTTATTGGGCTTGCGGCGTATCCTCATATGATG GTAATTCGAGAGACAGCAATTCAGTGCCTTGTTGCAATGTCTGAACTGCCTTATGCGAGGATTTATCCATTGAGAACAAAG GTTTTACAAGCTATATCAAAAGCCTTGGATGATCCAAAGAGGGCTGTCAGACAAGAAGCAGTCAGATGTCGCCAAGCTTG GGCATCAATTGCCTCAAGAAGCCTTCACTTTTGA